A single genomic interval of Staphylococcus hyicus harbors:
- the rpmI gene encoding 50S ribosomal protein L35, giving the protein MPKMKTHRGAAKRVKRTGSGQLKRSRAYTSHLFANKSTKQKRQLRKASLVSKSDAKRVRQLLTYVK; this is encoded by the coding sequence ATGCCTAAAATGAAAACTCATCGCGGAGCAGCGAAACGTGTTAAAAGAACTGGATCTGGTCAATTAAAACGTTCTAGAGCGTACACTTCTCACTTATTCGCTAACAAATCTACAAAACAAAAACGTCAATTACGTAAAGCATCATTAGTATCTAAGAGCGATGCAAAACGTGTAAGACAGTTATTAACATACGTTAAATAA
- a CDS encoding amino acid permease — translation MSQGNLENENTVQRHLKDRHISMIAIGGAIGTGLFMTSGGAIGDAGPLGALLGYAIIGIMVFFLMTSLGEMATYLPVSGSFSTYATRFVDPSLGFALGWNYWFNWVITVAADVTIAAQVIQYWAPLQFLPAWAWSCLFMCIIFSLNALSVKVYGESEYWFAFIKVATVIIFIIVGLLTIVGIMGGQAVGFDTFTKGDGPILGGSFGGSLLAVFGVFLIAGFSFQGTELVGITAGESENPQRAVPKAIKQVFWRILLFYILAIFIIGMLIPYDNPALMGGGNDIATSPFTLVFKNAGLAFAASFMNAVILTSVLSAGNSGMYASTRMLYSMSKDGLAARIFGNTNKNGTPIISMLATATIVVLIFIVQQVSGNAYEYIVAASGLTGFIAWVGIAISHYRFRKAFEAQNYDKDKLVYKAKLFPFGPILAGVLCVVVIIGQDVDFIQSGNFDFNRFLITYMGIPVFLGFFLYHKLRYKTKLIPLNDVNLDPSISTKEKNFQKHVD, via the coding sequence ATGAGTCAGGGAAATTTAGAAAATGAAAACACGGTTCAAAGGCACCTAAAAGATCGACACATTTCGATGATTGCTATTGGGGGTGCGATAGGTACAGGTTTATTTATGACGTCTGGTGGTGCTATTGGAGACGCTGGACCATTGGGAGCTTTGTTAGGCTATGCAATAATTGGTATTATGGTCTTTTTCTTAATGACATCCTTAGGGGAGATGGCGACCTATCTACCTGTATCAGGGTCATTTAGCACATACGCTACTCGGTTTGTGGATCCTTCTTTAGGATTTGCTCTTGGATGGAATTATTGGTTTAACTGGGTCATTACCGTCGCTGCAGATGTCACAATAGCTGCTCAAGTTATACAATATTGGGCGCCATTACAATTTTTACCAGCATGGGCATGGAGTTGCTTGTTCATGTGTATCATCTTCAGTTTAAATGCTTTATCTGTCAAAGTTTATGGCGAAAGCGAATATTGGTTCGCATTTATCAAAGTAGCAACAGTCATTATTTTCATAATCGTAGGTTTACTCACTATTGTGGGGATTATGGGCGGCCAAGCTGTAGGATTTGATACGTTCACGAAAGGCGATGGACCGATTTTAGGTGGTAGCTTTGGTGGTAGTTTACTTGCTGTTTTTGGTGTGTTTTTAATCGCCGGCTTCTCATTCCAAGGCACAGAACTTGTTGGTATTACAGCAGGCGAATCTGAAAACCCACAACGCGCAGTGCCGAAAGCGATTAAACAAGTTTTTTGGCGTATATTACTTTTCTACATTTTAGCTATTTTCATCATTGGGATGTTAATTCCATATGATAACCCAGCATTGATGGGTGGCGGAAATGATATTGCAACATCACCATTTACATTAGTATTTAAAAATGCGGGATTGGCTTTTGCAGCTTCATTTATGAATGCAGTTATTTTGACATCTGTATTGTCTGCAGGAAATTCAGGTATGTATGCAAGTACACGCATGCTGTATTCAATGAGTAAGGATGGACTCGCTGCACGTATTTTCGGAAATACAAATAAAAACGGCACGCCGATTATCTCAATGCTTGCAACAGCTACGATTGTTGTCCTAATCTTCATCGTTCAACAAGTAAGTGGTAACGCGTATGAATATATTGTAGCTGCAAGTGGCTTGACTGGATTTATTGCGTGGGTTGGTATTGCAATAAGTCATTATCGCTTTAGAAAAGCATTTGAAGCGCAAAATTATGATAAAGACAAACTGGTTTATAAAGCAAAATTATTTCCATTTGGCCCAATACTCGCTGGTGTTTTATGTGTAGTTGTGATTATCGGTCAAGATGTAGACTTCATTCAAAGTGGTAACTTTGATTTTAATCGTTTCCTAATCACGTATATGGGTATTCCAGTGTTTTTAGGATTCTTTCTCTACCATAAGTTGAGATATAAAACAAAATTAATACCTTTAAATGATGTGAACTTAGATCCTTCTATTTCAACGAAAGAAAAAAACTTTCAGAAACATGTTGACTAA
- the thrS gene encoding threonine--tRNA ligase, whose protein sequence is MSQIMIRFPDGNEKSFEKGITTEEIAQSISPGLRKKAVAGKFNHQMVDLTRPLEENGEIEIITPGSEEALEVLRHSTAHLMAQALKRLYGDVKFGVGPVIEGGFYYDFDMNDKVSSDDFEKIEKTMKQIVNENHPITHRVVSRDEAKAFFNDDPYKLELIEAIPEDEKVTLYTQGEFTDLCRGVHVPTTAKIKEFKLLSTAGAYWRGDSNNKMLQRIYGTAFFDKKELKAHLKMLEERKERDHRRIGKDLELFTNNQLVGAGLPLWLPNGATIRREIERYIVDKEVSLGYDHVYTPIMANVNLYKTSGHWDHYQDDMFPVMQLDEDEAMVLRPMNCPHHMMIYANKPHSYRELPIRIAELGTMHRYEASGAVSGLQRVRGMTLNDAHIFVRPDQIKDEFKRTVNMIIDVYKDFGFEDYRFRLSYRDPEDKEKYFDDDDMWNKAESMLKEAVDELGLQYEEALGEAAFYGPKLDVQVKTAMGKEETLSTVQLDFLLPVRFDLNYIGKDGEQHRPVVIHRGVVSTMERFVAFLTEETKGVFPTWLAPQQVEIIPVNVELHYDYARQLQDELKSHGVRVHIDDRNEKMGYKIREAQMKKIPYQLVVGDKEVENHEVNVRKYGSKDQETVEKDTFIWNLVDEIRLKKKR, encoded by the coding sequence ATGTCACAAATCATGATTCGTTTTCCAGATGGAAATGAAAAAAGTTTTGAAAAAGGGATAACAACTGAAGAAATAGCGCAATCGATTAGTCCAGGTCTTCGTAAAAAAGCAGTCGCAGGGAAATTCAATCACCAAATGGTCGATTTAACACGTCCATTAGAAGAAAATGGTGAAATAGAAATTATTACACCAGGTAGTGAAGAGGCCTTAGAAGTTCTACGTCATTCAACAGCGCATTTAATGGCACAGGCGCTAAAACGCTTATATGGAGATGTAAAGTTTGGGGTGGGGCCTGTCATTGAAGGTGGTTTCTATTATGATTTTGATATGAATGACAAAGTATCAAGTGATGACTTTGAAAAAATTGAGAAAACAATGAAACAAATCGTAAACGAAAACCATCCTATTACGCATCGTGTTGTGAGTCGGGATGAAGCAAAAGCATTTTTTAATGATGATCCATATAAACTAGAATTAATTGAAGCGATTCCTGAAGATGAGAAGGTTACGCTATACACACAAGGTGAATTTACAGATTTATGTCGTGGTGTTCATGTGCCAACAACAGCTAAAATTAAAGAATTCAAATTGTTATCTACTGCTGGAGCATACTGGCGAGGAGATAGTAATAACAAAATGCTTCAACGCATATATGGTACTGCATTTTTTGATAAAAAAGAATTAAAAGCACATTTAAAAATGCTTGAAGAACGTAAAGAGCGTGATCATCGTCGTATTGGTAAAGATTTAGAACTCTTCACTAACAATCAACTCGTAGGTGCTGGCTTACCATTATGGTTGCCAAATGGTGCTACGATACGACGTGAAATTGAACGGTATATTGTAGATAAAGAAGTAAGTTTAGGATACGATCACGTCTACACACCAATCATGGCGAATGTCAATCTATATAAAACATCTGGCCATTGGGATCACTACCAAGATGATATGTTCCCAGTCATGCAACTTGATGAGGATGAAGCGATGGTACTTCGTCCAATGAACTGCCCGCATCATATGATGATTTATGCGAATAAGCCACATTCATATCGTGAATTACCGATACGTATTGCAGAATTAGGTACAATGCACCGTTACGAAGCGAGTGGTGCAGTATCGGGGTTACAACGTGTGCGTGGTATGACGTTAAATGATGCACATATCTTTGTACGACCTGATCAAATAAAAGATGAATTTAAACGAACTGTAAATATGATTATAGACGTGTACAAAGATTTTGGTTTTGAAGATTATCGTTTTAGATTAAGTTATCGTGATCCTGAAGATAAGGAAAAATACTTCGATGACGATGATATGTGGAATAAAGCGGAATCGATGTTAAAAGAAGCAGTTGATGAACTTGGTCTTCAGTATGAAGAAGCATTAGGCGAAGCGGCATTTTACGGTCCGAAATTGGATGTTCAAGTAAAAACAGCGATGGGTAAAGAGGAAACATTATCTACAGTTCAACTTGATTTCTTATTGCCTGTCCGTTTCGACTTAAACTACATTGGTAAAGATGGTGAACAACATCGTCCTGTCGTGATACACCGTGGTGTCGTATCTACAATGGAGCGTTTTGTGGCGTTTTTAACTGAAGAGACAAAAGGTGTATTCCCAACATGGTTAGCACCGCAACAAGTAGAAATTATTCCAGTAAACGTTGAGTTGCATTACGATTATGCGAGACAACTTCAAGATGAATTAAAATCTCATGGTGTGCGCGTTCATATTGATGATAGAAATGAAAAAATGGGGTATAAAATACGTGAAGCACAAATGAAAAAGATTCCATACCAGCTTGTAGTAGGGGATAAAGAAGTTGAAAATCATGAAGTGAATGTTCGTAAATATGGCTCGAAAGATCAAGAGACAGTTGAAAAAGACACGTTTATTTGGAATTTAGTCGATGAAATTCGTTTGAAAAAGAAAAGATAA
- the dnaI gene encoding primosomal protein DnaI has protein sequence MKSFRHIMGSNDAFEQRIAKIKRDVLKDPDVKRFLDDHQQELTNRMIDEDLNILQEYKDQQKHCDDDHSFENCPNFVKGHIPELYIENNRIKIKYTPCPCKIKHDEAKFYSNMITSFHMHPETLNAKIKDIYMNRRNRLELAMRLDDMIDQIIAKQPTQGLYLYGEFGTGKSFILGAIANELKSNRVPSTIIYVPEFIRTLKNGFKDGSTDRRVKEVREAQVLFLDDIGAEEISPWVRDEVLGPILHYRMIQDLPTFFSSNLNLDELEHHLSVTRGGTEVTKAARIMERIKTLAEPYRLEGENYRKR, from the coding sequence ATGAAATCATTTCGTCACATTATGGGTTCGAATGATGCCTTTGAACAGCGTATTGCTAAAATTAAACGTGATGTCTTAAAAGATCCAGATGTTAAACGATTTTTAGACGACCATCAACAAGAATTAACGAATCGTATGATTGATGAAGATTTGAATATACTTCAAGAATATAAAGACCAACAAAAGCATTGTGATGATGACCATTCATTTGAAAACTGTCCAAACTTTGTAAAAGGACACATTCCCGAATTGTACATTGAAAACAATCGCATAAAAATCAAATATACGCCATGTCCTTGTAAAATCAAACATGATGAAGCAAAGTTTTATAGTAATATGATTACTTCCTTTCATATGCATCCCGAAACGTTAAATGCAAAAATTAAAGATATTTATATGAATCGAAGAAATCGTTTAGAACTTGCGATGCGTTTAGATGATATGATAGATCAAATTATTGCGAAACAACCGACGCAAGGCCTTTATTTATATGGAGAATTTGGTACTGGAAAATCATTTATATTAGGCGCAATTGCTAATGAACTTAAAAGTAATCGCGTACCATCTACAATTATTTATGTACCGGAATTTATCCGTACCTTAAAAAATGGCTTTAAAGATGGTTCGACGGATCGTCGAGTTAAAGAAGTGAGAGAAGCGCAGGTATTATTTTTAGATGATATTGGTGCTGAAGAAATATCTCCGTGGGTAAGAGACGAGGTGTTAGGACCGATTCTACACTATCGTATGATACAAGATTTACCTACGTTTTTTAGTTCGAATTTAAACTTAGATGAACTTGAACATCATTTATCTGTGACAAGAGGTGGGACTGAAGTGACTAAAGCCGCTCGAATTATGGAGCGAATTAAAACTTTAGCCGAACCTTATCGATTAGAGGGAGAAAATTATAGAAAACGTTGA
- the rplT gene encoding 50S ribosomal protein L20, protein MPRVKGGTVTRARRKKTIKLAKGYFGSKSTLYKVAKQQVMKSGQYSFRDRRQRKRDFRKLWITRINAAARQHDISYSRLMNGLKTAGIDINRKMLSEIAISDDKAFAELVKKAKDALK, encoded by the coding sequence ATGCCACGTGTTAAAGGTGGAACAGTAACAAGAGCGCGTCGTAAAAAGACGATCAAATTAGCAAAAGGTTACTTTGGTTCAAAAAGTACATTATATAAAGTAGCAAAACAACAAGTAATGAAATCAGGTCAATACTCATTCCGTGACCGTCGTCAAAGAAAACGTGATTTCCGTAAATTGTGGATTACACGTATCAATGCTGCGGCACGTCAGCACGACATCAGCTACTCACGTTTAATGAACGGTTTAAAAACAGCTGGTATTGATATTAACCGTAAAATGCTTTCTGAAATTGCAATTTCAGATGACAAAGCGTTCGCTGAATTAGTAAAGAAAGCAAAAGACGCTTTAAAATAA
- a CDS encoding NUDIX domain-containing protein, whose protein sequence is MSKFDEQIAVVQRDSLFNQEKNAFNGFISKSDAKSIEIFNTLDQYEVKRRGDMEEDPSYKQLISYCILENENGDLLVYERLSGGGEARLHGQGSIGVGGHMNDVPDAQTINDLIIVNASRELEEEVGLHVTSASQLEHVGFINDDSNEVGKVHIGIVFKVKVKANDIEVKETDTLKIEWKSLEDINDLNQFESWSALILQDLK, encoded by the coding sequence ATGTCGAAATTTGATGAACAAATCGCTGTCGTACAACGTGATTCGTTGTTCAACCAGGAAAAGAATGCTTTTAATGGTTTTATTTCTAAAAGTGATGCGAAGAGTATTGAAATTTTTAACACATTAGACCAGTATGAAGTTAAAAGACGTGGGGATATGGAAGAGGATCCATCTTATAAACAACTTATATCTTACTGCATACTTGAAAATGAAAATGGCGACCTTTTAGTCTATGAACGTTTATCAGGTGGTGGTGAAGCACGACTACACGGACAAGGCTCTATTGGTGTAGGTGGGCATATGAATGATGTTCCAGATGCACAAACCATCAATGACTTAATTATTGTCAATGCGAGTCGTGAGCTTGAAGAAGAGGTGGGGCTCCATGTTACAAGTGCATCACAACTTGAACATGTTGGATTTATCAATGACGACTCTAACGAAGTGGGTAAAGTTCATATTGGTATTGTTTTTAAAGTTAAAGTCAAAGCCAATGACATAGAAGTTAAAGAAACAGATACATTGAAAATAGAATGGAAGTCTCTTGAAGACATCAATGATTTAAATCAATTCGAATCATGGAGTGCGCTTATTTTACAAGATTTGAAATAG
- the infC gene encoding translation initiation factor IF-3, producing MSTIAKDQTQVNEKIRAKELRVIGQNGDQIGLKTKHEALEMADRLGLDVVVVAPNAKPPVARIMDYGKYKFEQQKKEKEMKKKQKIINVKEIRLSPTIEEHDFNTKLKNGRKFLSKGDKVKVSIRFRGRAITHKEIGQRVLEKFADECKDIASVEQKPKMEGRQMFLMLAPTNEK from the coding sequence GTGTCAACCATAGCTAAGGATCAAACGCAAGTAAACGAAAAGATTCGCGCAAAAGAATTACGTGTTATCGGTCAAAACGGTGACCAAATTGGTTTGAAAACCAAACATGAAGCATTAGAGATGGCAGATCGACTAGGATTAGATGTCGTTGTTGTTGCACCTAATGCAAAACCGCCTGTTGCTCGTATTATGGACTATGGTAAGTACAAATTTGAGCAACAAAAGAAAGAAAAAGAAATGAAAAAGAAACAAAAAATTATCAACGTGAAAGAAATTCGTTTAAGCCCAACAATTGAAGAACATGACTTCAATACGAAACTTAAAAACGGACGCAAATTCTTATCAAAAGGTGATAAAGTTAAAGTTTCAATTCGTTTCAGAGGGCGTGCAATTACACATAAAGAAATCGGCCAACGCGTTTTAGAAAAGTTTGCAGATGAATGTAAAGACATCGCATCTGTTGAACAAAAACCTAAAATGGAAGGGCGTCAAATGTTTCTTATGTTAGCGCCAACTAACGAAAAATAA